One region of Thermostichus vulcanus str. 'Rupite' genomic DNA includes:
- a CDS encoding response regulator transcription factor, which produces MRILLVDDEVELADSLAQQLTREGYRVEVAYDGGRAWALLQQTGSLAEGNVSASPAYSAHRAGGTESFDLLILDWMLPEISGLSLCQRVRQADPTTPILFLTAKDTLDDRVEGLDAGADDYLVKPFALRELLARVRALLRRAGSPEGIPRLQMGDLELDRENQTAYRQGQMINLSQKEFRLLEYFMTHPGQLLTHDQIYEQVWAGEEPPSSNVLAAQVRLLRRRIRLPGSAELIHAVYGKGYRFGLVSPDTSHPLPAGRNGPVSETQERSSSYNKRNQE; this is translated from the coding sequence ATGCGGATTTTGCTGGTGGATGACGAGGTAGAACTGGCGGATTCTCTGGCCCAGCAATTGACCCGTGAGGGCTACAGGGTGGAGGTGGCCTATGACGGTGGGCGGGCTTGGGCACTGCTGCAACAGACGGGATCCCTGGCAGAAGGCAACGTCAGTGCCTCCCCGGCTTATTCTGCCCATCGCGCCGGCGGGACGGAGTCCTTTGATTTGCTGATTTTGGATTGGATGCTGCCTGAGATTTCTGGGCTATCCCTGTGTCAGCGGGTACGGCAGGCGGATCCGACTACACCGATCCTGTTTTTAACCGCCAAAGATACCCTGGATGACCGAGTGGAAGGATTGGATGCGGGTGCGGATGATTACTTGGTAAAACCGTTTGCGTTGCGGGAGCTGTTGGCGCGGGTGCGGGCCTTGTTGCGGCGGGCTGGATCCCCAGAAGGGATCCCACGGTTGCAAATGGGGGATCTGGAGTTGGATCGAGAAAACCAGACTGCCTATCGTCAGGGGCAAATGATTAACCTTTCCCAGAAGGAGTTTCGTTTGCTGGAGTATTTCATGACCCATCCCGGTCAGTTATTAACCCATGATCAAATTTACGAACAGGTATGGGCCGGGGAGGAACCACCGAGTAGCAATGTCTTAGCTGCCCAGGTACGCCTGTTGCGCCGTCGCATCCGCCTACCAGGGTCAGCGGAGTTGATCCATGCCGTGTATGGCAAGGGGTATCGCTTTGGACTGGTTTCCCCCGATACTTCCCATCCCTTGCCTGCAGGGAGGAA